Sequence from the Gemmatimonadota bacterium genome:
CCATGGGACCGGCCAGAGGGATCAGCGACGCGGTGCTTCCGCCCGGGCCGCCCTGGATGAAGAAGATCGGGTCCGCGGCCGGCTCGTCTCCGGTGGCGGGGAGCACGACGACGCTGACTTCGATCGAGCGGCCATCCGGGTCGGCGTGATCCAGGGGCACGGCGTACGAGCCGCAGCGCGCCTCGCCGTCCCAGCCCGGTGCCGTACAGGACCCGAGCTCCAGCGGTGTGGGCGCGGCCGGCGGCGCGGCGATCGCCTGACGCCCCGCGGTGGTCCCCGGGTGCTCGCCGTTGGACGCGCAAGCCAGCACGGCCAGGGCGGGAACTGCGAGCCGCGCTCGCCGAGCGGCGCTGGCCATGGTGTGCGTGGTCATCGGTCGACCTCTGCGTTGACGGGATCGGGGACTCGCAGGTACGCCAGGAACGCCTCGGTGAGCTCGGCCGCCGGGGCATCCGGCTCTGCGCCCTTGGGCCAGTACTCGCCGAACAGGAGTAGCTCCCGCAGCGTGGCGGAAACGAACAGCAGCCCCAGCCGCAGCGCTTCCTCGGGGCGCGGGTGCGCGATGTCCTCGCGCCGACGCAGGAGATCGGACACGACGCGACCGAGGAGGCGGGCGTTGAAGGCTTTGCGCCGCGCGCGCACCTCCGGGTCGTCGCGCGATACCTCCACGAGCGCCCGGACGACCCCCCGCTGCCGCGTGTACATCTCGACCAGCATGTCGATGTAGCCGGCCGCGGCCTCCCGCAGGCCCGCGGACCGGGTGGCCAGGGCGGTAGCCTGCACCAGCCGCTCGGCGGCCTCGTATGTCTGCTCTTCCAGGTGGCGCAGCAGCGCGTCCTTGCCTCCAAAACGCCCGTAGAACGCCCCGACGGTAACGCCGGCCCGTCGCGAGATCTCTGCCAGCGTGGCGTCGTCGAACGACGTTTCGGCGAGCGTTTCGCGGGCGGCCTCGAGCAGCGCCTCGTACGTACGCCGGCTGCGCTTCTGAGTCGGTGGACTGAACATGATCATAATCATAATCATGGTTATGATATCATGTCAACACCGTCGATTCTGGGCGGAGCGTTAGCTCAGGAGCGTGGCGTCAGGCCCCGTCCGGCAGGCTATCCTCCGGCTCCTCTTCGGGCTCCGGAACTTCAACGGTGGCGTCGCCGAGCACGAGCGCGCCTCCCTGAAAGGCCACCGAGAACCGGATCATTCCGGAAGGGCAGCAGTTGGGGTCTTCTGGGCCCGCGAGCGGCTGGACGCCGGTGAGCGAGCGCAGGTCGATGGTGCGGCCCTTGTGCAGCGTCCAGTCCGCCGGCGCCAACCCAGCGAGGCCGCTCAGGTAGGGCTGCGCGACCACACTCCAGCCGCCTCCGTCGCGCGCGAGGAACTGCTGCGCGCAGCCCCCGGTCCCGCGGGCGCACACGTAGAAGCCGATCACCGAGGCGTCGCCGAAATGGCCGATGTCCACCGCGCGGCCCAGCATGTACTCCTGCACGGGGAGCCGCCAGACGATGCGGTAGCCCGAGCCCGCCGCCTCCGCCAACACGAACTCCTCCACGTCGATGGCGAAGGACACGTCTCCGCTCTCGTACATCGACGGCCGCTGGTAGCGCAGCAGCCAGGCCTCCACGGGCGTCCCGAGGTCGAGCGCCTCCACTACGGTGCAGCCCTCCTCGTTCAAGTCCGGGATTTCGAGCCGGGTAGCGCAAGCCTCGAATATGTCCACTCGCGCGCGTGGGGCCGGCGACAGGAACCCGCCGGAGACCACGTCCATGGCGTCCGCCTGAGCGGCCGCGGGGCTGGCGCAGAAAGGCGTCGCCATCAGCGCCGCCGCGAGGAAACCGGCCGTGGCCTTC
This genomic interval carries:
- a CDS encoding helix-turn-helix domain-containing protein, whose translation is MIMIMIMFSPPTQKRSRRTYEALLEAARETLAETSFDDATLAEISRRAGVTVGAFYGRFGGKDALLRHLEEQTYEAAERLVQATALATRSAGLREAAAGYIDMLVEMYTRQRGVVRALVEVSRDDPEVRARRKAFNARLLGRVVSDLLRRREDIAHPRPEEALRLGLLFVSATLRELLLFGEYWPKGAEPDAPAAELTEAFLAYLRVPDPVNAEVDR